Below is a genomic region from Vicia villosa cultivar HV-30 ecotype Madison, WI unplaced genomic scaffold, Vvil1.0 ctg.000534F_1_1, whole genome shotgun sequence.
GTGGAGTTGAAGTGCGATAACGATATGAAAGACATGTGGAAATCACACCGCCGTAAGATAACTAAGGGACCGATCGAGTTTGAGGTGAACCTAACAAGGTCTGCTGAGGATGTTCTGAAGATGCTGGTTCGTCCAGAATCGTCTGCAAGAGTCTAATGCTTTATGTTCTATGTTGTATTATCTAATGTTATTGTTGTCATGTTTTAATGTTCTATGTTCTATGTTATCATGTTTTAATGTTAATGTTCTATATAAATAAAAGATGTTCTATATTCTAATGTTAATGttctatataaataaaatattacatataaatAAAAGTCACTTAATCTAAATTAACACTTGATGGTAACATAGGCGTAAGATGGTGCCAATGTTGAAGACGTCCAGCAAAACCTAACATCCAAGATGTCGCCACTTGAAGACGAAACTTCACCCAATCTAACGTGACGGGTGGTAGTGGGAAGCCTTCTTTCATATTAACCTGATttcataacaaaaaaataattaaataaataattaaataagtaattaaataattaaataatttaacaaacaaataaatatatatataaaggttacccGAAGAAAATGATTCTTGTTGACAAGGCCAATGCAATATGTAGGAGCACTTGGAGAAAATGTTGTTGTCATGGGAAAAAAAGTCAAGCAAGGGTTACCAAGCatcacaagaatgacgttataCCGATTCGCTATCAAATAGCCCATCTCTGGTAGTGTCAACCATTTCTCCGGTGGTTGAAAACCAACATTATCTATCAATAAACCACTTCTCACTTGGGATAAATTTGGACCGAACAATCTCTCATATAAGTCCTTCTTTTCTCTTAATTCCATGTCCAAGTCACGACGAACCATTGCCCAACCATCCTCACTATACCCATGCCACGATGCAATAGCTCTAAATCCACAATTACCATCTGCTACAACATTAACTATCTCGGTAATATATGGCATAATATGACAAGGAAACTGAAGAGTGAAATCCTGGTTCTTTGATTGTGATTGCTTCTTTGACTGTGATTGCTTCCTGGAAGTTTGTGATGCTTGCGATTGTTTTTGTGAAGATTGAGACGCCTGATCAGCATACTCAAAACCTGAAGGATCCCTATAAACATCATACCCATCTGGTTTCTTCCCTTTCCTCTTCACTCTgcctttagtttttattttctcaGGTGGTGGACACAATGAAGTTGTTGTGGGATATGCAATTTCACAAACCCTACTTTTCAATGCTCTTTTTCCAACAACATCTAGTGATTTAAACCTTCtccacaattcatcaattgcattaCTCATATCAACCTCCGAACCGGCTTCCTCGTctaaaggcaagtcaccttccatAGATAGTATCCTCCATTGAAGATGAACACTTTCTATTTGTAATGGGGTTCCAACAACAATCAATCTTCCCATCTCACAAGCACAAGGTAGCCCATAACTTGTTCTCATAGTACAACCACATTTTTCCCTACTATTTAACACATAATCAAGCCTCGATAGCTCTTCTGCAATGCGTCTCAAAGCAGCTCTCGATACTGAACCACGCAAATTATCATAAAATGGACTAATGTGTGCGTGCTCAACCTCATAAAAACTTTTTTGAAACGAAGCTCGAATGTTACCTATTTGGATTTTTAGGTTagaattcatagcttcccaaACTTTGACCATGTCACCAAGGTTGTTTCCTATCATCTGCTTTAGCTTCCAATGTGCAGATTCAACcctaaaataaacaaagaaagtataaaaaattaataatttaaaaattaatacataataaaaattttaagaaTAATGACATACCAATTTGTCGTGGTGTTACCAAAATGAAGCACTCGATTAATCCATGCGCCTACAAATCTTTGCCTATGTGGGATCAACCAAGTGTTCTTCACGCAATCGAGGAAGTCATTACAAGCAAAGCATGCTTGTTCAAGATATTGCAACCGTACACCATACTCAACCTCATTACTAGCCCATACAACATCTTTCCACAATGTGCCTATTGTCTCTTGCATGTCTTTCATCACATATTCCTTGCATTTCATCCCAACATTTTTGTTAATATGAAAACGACATAGCAAGTTATGCGTCGTAGGAAAAACAACTTTAACTACTTTCATCAAAGCAAGATCTCTATCCGTCAAAATCACTTGTGGAACCAcatctttcttcacaaacaattgCTTCAGCTTATCCAAGACCCAAATATAACTCTCTGTCTGCTCACACTCCATATAAGCAAATGCAACCGCAAATGTCAACTCGGTCGATGTCATACCAACTATTTCAAACAGAGGTTGTCTATATTTGTTGGTCTTATAAGTGGCGTCCATAATCAAGACAGTAGGAAAAAGATTCAGCAACTTTATCGAATCTGGATGAgcccaaaaaatatctctcacaacttcacaATCATCCCGTTTCCTACTCCAATAAACATAGTTCGCCTCCTCTATAAGCTTAAGCAAATGTTGTATCTCACTTCTTGGACCTCTTATCTCCGCTTCAATCACACTTTTATGCTTGTATATTTGCGTGATCCGAGTGACGTGCTCAGGATCTCGCTCTTGCAAGGAAATCAATATGTGTCTAGGCGGAACATGTCTCTTTGTCAAATCAGCAACATGCTGCTTCTCATCGGTTGTCAACCTACCAACAAATGAATGACCTTCTAATCTATCTGGTAAAccatgattatgaactccacaCTTTACATCAACCTTCCATCCAGACCCATCTTTTGCCGGAGTCGATCTGATTTTGAATGGACATCCACATCTCTTAGTAGCACTTTGAGTCTCACTTTTATCCTTATATTTTCCACCTTTATCGCACCCAAATATCACTTTGTTACTTCTTCCTCTTTTGCCTGTTTCGGTGTCTGAACGCGTGATAATAACTGTCACTTTATTGTTAATTCCAGTCTCTTTAACCCAACGGATAACTTCTTCCCGTGTGACAAATCTCTCTGAAGTTGTGAAAGCATCAGTGGTATCTATAGCTGTATCGTTTTTTCGACAAATTTGGAGCGGAACTTCCATACctgaaaaaaatttacaaaaaatcaaaaaaaaaaaaaatccggaACACATTTCCAAACTGTTCCGGTTTGTAACCATGTGCACTAGAACACTTTCCCCAATTGTTCCGGTTTGGCATTAGAAGTACCGGAACAGTTTTGAAATGTCTTGcgggaagaaaaaaaatgaaccgGAACAGATTTCAAATGTCTTCCGGTTTGTAACTTTGTGAACCGGATCTCTTACCTCAAGTGTTCCGTTTTTGATGCGCGTAGGGGTGCagatttcaaatttttttgactttttgaaaaaatggtaaaaagtaaaatggtaaaatggttATTAGTGTTTGAGGGTAAAATtgccatttttaaaaaattgtagggGTAGGAAGGC
It encodes:
- the LOC131629197 gene encoding PKS-NRPS hybrid synthetase cheA-like; translated protein: MSVSGMEVPLQICRKNDTAIDTTDAFTTSERFVTREEVIRWVKETGINNKVTVIITRSDTETGKRGRSNKVIFGCDKGGKYKDKSETQSATKRCGCPFKIRSTPAKDGSGWKVDVKCGVHNHGLPDRLEGHSFVGRLTTDEKQHVADLTKRHVPPRHILISLQERDPEHVTRITQIYKHKSVIEAEIRGPRSEIQHLLKLIEEANYVYWSRKRDDCEVVRDIFWAHPDSIKLLNLFPTVLIMDATYKTNKYRQPLFEIVGMTSTELTFAVAFAYMECEQTESYIWVLDKLKQLFVKKDVVPQVILTDRDLALMKVVKVVFPTTHNLLCRFHINKNVGMKCKEYVMKDMQETIGTLWKDVVWASNEVEYGVRLQYLEQACFACNDFLDCVKNTWLIPHRQRFVGAWINRVLHFGNTTTNWVESAHWKLKQMIGNNLGDMVKVWEAMNSNLKIQIGNIRASFQKSFYEVEHAHISPFYDNLRGSVSRAALRRIAEELSRLDYVLNSREKCGCTMRTSYGLPCACEMGRLIVVGTPLQIESVHLQWRILSMEGDLPLDEEAGSEVDMSNAIDELWRRFKSLDVVGKRALKSRVCEIAYPTTTSLCPPPEKIKTKGRVKRKGKKPDGYDVYRDPSGFEYADQASQSSQKQSQASQTSRKQSQSKKQSQSKNQDFTLQFPCHIMPYITEIVNVVADGNCGFRAIASWHGYSEDGWAMVRRDLDMELREKKDLYERLFGPNLSQVRSGLLIDNVGFQPPEKWLTLPEMGYLIANRYNVILVMLGNPCLTFFPMTTTFSPSAPTYCIGLVNKNHFLRVNMKEGFPLPPVTLDWVKFRLQVATSWMLGFAGRLQHWHHLTPMLPSSVNLD